Proteins from a single region of Urocitellus parryii isolate mUroPar1 chromosome 4, mUroPar1.hap1, whole genome shotgun sequence:
- the Or5j2 gene encoding olfactory receptor 5J2, protein MTEENFTVVTEFILWGLTDHAELKVVLFVLFLVIYAVTLVGNLGMVILIQITPKLQTPMYFFLSCLSFVDACYSSAIAPKLLINFLVVKETVSFSACMTQHLFLGVLITTEGFLLSVMAYDRYVAIVNPLLYTAAMSMRKCVVLVIGSCTGGIINSLTHTVSLARLSFCGPNVVNHFFCDVPPLLKLSCSDTSMNEFLLLTFSGVIAMGTFFIVIISYILITISILRIRSASGRQKAFSTCASHLIAVTIFYGTLSFSYIQPSSQYSVEQEKVVSVFYTLVIPMLNPLIYSLRNKEVKYAVKRATERKHCSC, encoded by the coding sequence ATGACTGAAGAGAATTTCACAGTTGTTACTGAGTTTATTCTGTGGGGATTGACAGACCATGCTGAACTGAAAGTTGTGCTCTTTGTGTTGTTCCTGGTGATTTATGCAGTTACGTTGGTGGGGAATCTGGGCATGGTCATCTTAATCCAAATCACCCCAAAGCTCCAGACACCTATGTACTTTTTCCTCAGCTGCCTTTCCTTTGTGGACGCCTGCTATTCTTCAGCCATTGCACCAAAACTGCTGATCAACTTCTTGGTCGTGAAGGAAACCGTCTCCTTCTCAGCCTGCATGacacaacatttatttttgggggTGCTCATTACCACAGAAGGCTTCTTGCTGTCCGTGATGGCTTATGACCGTTACGTAGCTATTGTCAATCCTTTGCTTTACACTGCAGCCATGTCTATGAGAAAGTGTGTGGTGCTGGTCATCGGGTCGTGTACAGGAGGAATAATCAATTCATTGACACACACAGTAAGCTTGGCGAGATTGTCCTTTTGTGGTCCCAATGTGGTGAATCACTTCTTCTGTGATGTTCCGCCATTGTTAAAGCTGTCATGTTCCGACACCTCCATGAATGAGTTTTTGCTCCTGACCTTCTCTGGAGTCATTGCCATGGGTACTTTCTTCATTGTGATCATCTCCTACATACTCATTACCATTTCGATTCTGAGAATCCGCTCAGCATCAGGTAGACagaaagccttctccacctgtgcctcTCACCTCATTGCTGTGACCATATTTTATGGGACCTTAAGTTTCAGTTACATCCAGCCAAGCTCACAGTATTCTGTAGAACAGGAGAAGGTGGTATCTGTGTTCTACACACTAGTCATTCCCATGTTAAACCCATTGATTTACAGTCTCAGGAACAAGGAGGTCAAATATGCGGTGAAAAGGGCCACAGAAAGGAAACACTGCTCATGTTAA